From the genome of Anaerolineales bacterium, one region includes:
- a CDS encoding stage II sporulation protein M: protein MKLEQFMLQRKADWERLTALLEKCSAGPERLSPEEVRDLGRLYRSAAADLALAQRDFPRERTTAYLHQLAGRAHSVIYRAEPMAGRQAMRFFRFTVPNTFRAGLPFFLAACAFFIIPAAFSGIATAIDPDAAAWMLPAEVQETRDYLERRELWTDIPVEKRPYASSFIMQNNIRVALLAFAGGISFNLLTVYLLALNGFILGGVTGLALFYGVGGELWTFVIGHGVIELSVICLAGGCGLQIGWALIHPGFISRKDALAAAAQKAVRLALFSALLLVVAGLIEGFLSPAEHVPAWIKAAVGIGSGAVLYAYLFLAGRPGRQSSRRPFSSK from the coding sequence ATGAAGCTTGAGCAATTCATGCTGCAACGGAAGGCCGACTGGGAACGGCTGACCGCCTTGCTGGAGAAATGTTCGGCCGGTCCGGAACGGCTGTCGCCCGAAGAGGTCCGCGACCTCGGAAGGCTGTACCGCTCCGCCGCCGCGGACCTGGCGCTGGCTCAGCGCGATTTCCCCCGGGAGCGGACGACCGCTTACCTGCATCAATTGGCCGGGAGGGCGCATTCGGTCATCTACCGCGCCGAACCGATGGCCGGACGCCAGGCGATGCGCTTCTTCCGGTTTACGGTGCCGAATACGTTCCGCGCCGGCCTGCCCTTCTTCCTCGCCGCGTGCGCTTTTTTCATTATACCCGCGGCGTTCTCGGGGATCGCCACCGCGATCGACCCGGATGCGGCGGCCTGGATGCTGCCCGCCGAGGTGCAGGAGACTCGGGATTACCTCGAGCGCAGGGAACTCTGGACCGACATCCCGGTCGAAAAAAGGCCGTACGCCTCCTCCTTCATCATGCAAAACAACATCCGGGTTGCGCTGCTCGCCTTTGCCGGGGGGATCTCCTTCAATCTCCTCACGGTGTACCTGCTGGCCCTTAACGGTTTCATCCTCGGCGGCGTCACCGGCCTGGCGCTCTTCTACGGCGTCGGCGGCGAGCTGTGGACCTTCGTCATCGGCCACGGCGTGATCGAGCTTTCGGTGATCTGCCTTGCCGGGGGATGCGGCCTGCAAATCGGCTGGGCTCTGATCCACCCCGGATTCATCAGCCGCAAGGATGCGCTGGCCGCGGCGGCGCAAAAGGCCGTCCGGCTGGCGCTCTTCAGCGCGCTGTTGCTGGTCGTCGCCGGACTGATCGAGGGATTCCTCTCCCCCGCCGAACACGTGCCCGCCTGGATCAAAGCAGCCGTGGGAATCGGCAGCGGCGCCGTCTTGTACGCGTACCTGTTCCTCGCCGGGCGGCCGGGCCGTCAGAGCAGCCGGCGTCCCTTCAGCTCCAAGTAG
- a CDS encoding RDD family protein, whose translation MDFDSALQVNTPENVALEYPLAGIGSRFLASLADHLLLAGILLVVNTVVAFAVFLAFRESAVDNGEIPNWIYWAFAALGLVSFAVQHGYFIFFEILWNGQTPGKRALRLRVVRSTGLPISAAEAVIRNVVRIIDSMPLGYGVGLVSMFLDPHCRRLGDFAAGTLVVCEHAGVTLASLFPVREKTFGGAPPAGFPLERLSDDEKILIADFLARRDSMANRKDLAAVLLEGICRRLDRVLPDNEKADPEAVLEGMSRALKDKQ comes from the coding sequence ATGGATTTCGACAGCGCGCTTCAGGTAAACACTCCGGAGAATGTCGCCCTGGAATACCCGTTGGCCGGGATTGGGTCGCGGTTCCTCGCCTCCCTGGCGGATCATCTATTGTTAGCCGGTATCCTCTTGGTTGTCAATACGGTTGTGGCGTTCGCGGTCTTTTTGGCATTCCGCGAATCCGCCGTGGACAACGGGGAAATCCCGAATTGGATATATTGGGCGTTCGCCGCCCTCGGCCTCGTTTCGTTCGCGGTGCAGCACGGTTATTTCATCTTCTTTGAAATCCTCTGGAACGGGCAAACCCCGGGCAAGCGCGCGCTTCGCTTGCGGGTTGTGCGGTCTACCGGGCTTCCGATTTCCGCCGCGGAAGCGGTGATCCGCAACGTGGTCCGCATCATCGATTCCATGCCGCTGGGGTACGGGGTCGGGCTGGTGTCGATGTTCCTGGATCCGCACTGCCGCCGGCTGGGCGATTTTGCGGCGGGGACTTTGGTCGTTTGTGAACATGCGGGCGTAACGCTGGCGAGTCTGTTTCCGGTCCGGGAAAAAACCTTCGGCGGGGCGCCGCCGGCCGGATTTCCTCTGGAGCGGCTCTCGGACGACGAGAAAATCCTGATTGCGGATTTTTTGGCGCGGAGGGATTCGATGGCGAACCGGAAGGATTTGGCGGCCGTTCTCCTGGAAGGGATCTGCCGCCGTTTGGATCGGGTTCTGCCGGACAATGAAAAAGCGGATCCCGAGGCGGTTCTGGAGGGCATGTCCCGGGCGTTGAAGGATAAACAATAA
- a CDS encoding carbohydrate kinase family protein — MEESEERGSVLVIGAAGLDMVGRLSGESEEGTSTPARIRVGFGGVARNVAENLARLSQPCSLLSAVGEDVSGRALVGVLTEAGVDVSALRILPGQTTGAYLAVIDSQGRLRTALDDMAVLRAITPESLKEAEPLFRSARMVFLDANLSNDAIAEVFRMAQAAGVPLSADPTSRHLAARLAPYLNRLQLITPNVLEAEILLGRRIPPGDPADAVLAAQELSARGVCIALISLAEFGVAYATRERRGHFPALRTTIVDPTGAGDALTAAVLFAILNDIPLDEAVRLGISAASLTLRSRQTVVPDLSLERLYEEIM; from the coding sequence GTGGAGGAGTCGGAAGAACGCGGTTCCGTCTTGGTGATCGGCGCCGCCGGCCTGGATATGGTCGGCAGGCTGTCCGGCGAATCGGAGGAGGGCACCTCCACGCCGGCCCGCATCCGGGTGGGCTTCGGGGGTGTGGCCCGCAACGTGGCCGAGAACCTCGCCCGGCTGAGCCAGCCATGCTCGTTGCTTTCCGCCGTCGGCGAGGATGTCTCGGGGCGCGCGCTGGTCGGCGTCTTAACGGAAGCGGGCGTGGATGTCTCCGCCTTGCGGATCCTGCCCGGACAAACCACCGGGGCGTATCTGGCGGTGATCGATTCCCAAGGGCGGCTGCGGACCGCGCTCGACGATATGGCCGTCTTAAGAGCGATCACTCCGGAATCGCTGAAGGAAGCGGAGCCGCTGTTCCGCTCCGCGCGGATGGTGTTCCTCGACGCCAACCTGTCCAACGATGCGATCGCCGAAGTCTTCCGTATGGCTCAAGCGGCCGGAGTCCCTCTCAGCGCGGATCCCACCTCGCGGCACTTGGCGGCGCGGCTGGCGCCGTACCTAAACCGGCTCCAGCTGATCACCCCCAATGTGCTCGAAGCCGAAATCCTGCTTGGCCGCCGGATCCCGCCCGGAGATCCCGCCGATGCAGTCCTGGCGGCGCAGGAATTGTCCGCGCGCGGAGTCTGCATCGCGCTGATCTCGTTGGCCGAGTTCGGAGTCGCCTATGCCACCCGCGAGAGGCGCGGGCATTTCCCCGCGTTGCGCACGACGATCGTGGATCCGACCGGGGCTGGCGACGCCCTGACCGCCGCCGTGCTGTTCGCCATCCTCAACGACATCCCCTTGGACGAGGCCGTCCGCCTGGGGATCTCGGCCGCCTCGCTCACCCTGCGATCGCGCCAAACCGTGGTGCCGGATTTGTCGCTGGAGAGGTTGTACGAGGAGATTATGTAG